In the genome of Plasmodium yoelii strain 17X genome assembly, chromosome: 14, one region contains:
- a CDS encoding fam-b protein, with the protein MRVNILKYVLFSIVICSFEYSKIEIWDERNIIKFRSNRILGDVEKEFDLNDFYESTFSLTKQLNEYNDDNEEIIHIRNAINSYIKNHKDKSTLPDLNKLDKRTKKLIYKIREELKEVKKEIDNMGDSGITTKVIENKRIRKKDENNYVSEGEDYNQLKNEVNFLEREYRQPNLSSVNTYKNKRKINELYEGLKLRSILLVFLSLVIIISGTVPIAFTVLCSVVSFETFIRSCQYIKLIMKVYKKPKKSRVQGLGLGFRVQGSGFRV; encoded by the coding sequence GAAATATGGGATGAaaggaatataataaaatttagaagCAATAGAATATTAGGAGATGTAGAAAAGGAGTTCgatttaaatgatttttatgaATCAACTTTTAGTCTTACAAAACAACTTAATGAGTACAATGATGATAACGAagaaattatacatattcgAAATGctataaattcatatataaagaaTCATAAAGACAAGAGTACATTACCCGATTTAAATAAGTTAGATAAAAGAACTAAAAagttaatttataaaattcgaGAAGAATTAAAAGAAGTAAAAAAAGAGATTGATAATATGGGGGATAGTGGAATAACAACAAAAGTgatagaaaataaaagaataagaaaaaaagatgaaaataattatgtatcAGAAGGTGAAGACTATAACCAATTGAAAAACGAAGTAAATTTCTTGGAGAGAGAATATAGACAGCCCAATTTAAGTAGTGTTAatacttataaaaataaacgaaaGATAAACGAATTGTACGAAGGATTAAAATTGAGGTCAATATTGTTGGTTTTTCTTTCTTTGGTGATAATAATATCAGGAACCGTTCCTATCGCATTTACTGTTTTATGTTCCGTGGTTTCATTTGAAACATTTATTAGGTCTTGTCAATACATTAAATTAATCAtgaaagtatataaaaaaccCAAAAAATcaagggttcagggtttaggtttagggtttagggttcagggttcagggtttagggtttag